In the genome of Ictalurus punctatus breed USDA103 chromosome 3, Coco_2.0, whole genome shotgun sequence, the window AATAGGAATATGTAATAGGAAATGTTTAAGGGTAAATTATATCATAGCAAGGTCATTTGTTTTCTGTAGTAATAAAACCTGCATACACTATAAACTGCTCACTAATTTGATTGAATCATCAGCAGGGAATTTCAAGCATATTTGTACAGTAATTAAAGCCCACAGACAAACACTTGCATTTTTGTTAGGTGGTTAACAGGCAAAATTATTATAAACAGCTTCCATCCACTATTTAATCACTATTCTTTTCCAGCAACTTAAAAttaatttctaatttatttCAAGGGGAGAATGCATGAAACACCACCTGAAGCATGATCCCATCCACAGCTCCAGGCAAATCCTAATAATTGTTAAGTAAATAAGAAATGAATTACTTGCAGTTAACTCAATTTGTTGTTCACAGTGCATTATTACccaaatcatatataaatatacacataccttaataggaacacctgcacacctgcttgttcatgcaattattcagTCAGCCAGtcatatggcagcagcacagtgtataaagtcatgcagataaATGATTTCACATCAACTTGCTGTTCACCCAGTATAGCTGTATCAGACGTTTCCCACTGGCAGACCCAGGACCTGCTTGAGACGTTATATCCAGTCCATGcaggatttcgtggagttttttttggtggtggttgtggccaaaaatgcttgaagtTTCTgcagctaattttattattataaacttgcgatgcaacttgcagagttttttgtgctttttttggtgGAAAGCTACTTGAATTGACAAAATTGCAGTTgtgcaaaattgttttgcacattctttcgcagtgatgtttgttgataaatgagaccttttaggtGTACTCCTGTTCGACACACaggaatcaaagagggctttggctgaatgtgtgttgtgatgacgtcacatgatgcgtcttggcccaaatctgtggaaaatctgcagtaattttgaaaaaattgcAGGCTCCTAGGAATATTGCAGCATTTGTCTGATTTTATAAgctggtaaattgtggccataacTGGACGCATGTGGTCGGCAACAATACTTGGATAACAACTCAAACAATGCTCAATTATTGTTAAGGGCCCACACcattataccaccagcagcctgaactgttgacacaagtAAAGTTGGGTCCTGGATTGTGTGCTAGTTTCGGTATGCCTgtacccactgtagcctcagattcctgttcttggctgataggagtgGAATCTGGTGtggtctggccattctcctctgacctctctcatcagccAGGTCTTTTAGCTTATGGAACTGCTGCTCACAGTTtttctgtggttttttttttgttgttgttttttgtttttttttgtacaattgagtgtaaactctagagatcattgtgcatgaaaatcccaggagattagcAGTCTAAGCGAGCATAAATGCCCTACTCTCTGTCTGGATAGGATGTGTTAGAGGGCTTTCCTCTGAGTATGTCCAGCTGCATTTTGTTGTAGCATGTgtagcagtttgaaaagatatAGTGACTGACTTCATGTGTTATCCCTCATGCCCCCTGGTTGGTGGTGGTTGTGTGAGAGGTGAGAGCTAGCTAGTTGGTGGGAATTGGCAATCACTAAAGTttggagaaaatggggaaacaataacaaatctatCAGTCCATATAATCAGAGTTGACCACCCAAGATAGATCCTAGACCATGTGTAACCAATAATTGCAACTGATTGGTTGCAAAGGTTAGTCAACTGTAGATTAAATTTTGATGTGTGCACTTTACTTTGTATACACTGGATAAACTACCTTGCAATCCTGTAAGTGTTTTTCTTTAACACTGCAGGACCTGAAACCTAGTAACATAGTAGTCAAGTCAGACTGTACCCTAAAGATCCTGGACTTTGGCTTGGCCCGGACAGCAGCCACTGGTTTGCTGATGACACCATATGTGGTGACCCGCTACTACAGAGCCCCTGAAGTCATCCTGGGAATGGGATATCAAGCCAATGGTGAGTACTGCTGACAAGCTTTTGAATGCCTGACTGGCATTTATTGCAAATGCTTAGCTGCAAACATCATTCTCACCTTGCCTGTCTCATGATGCACTCTTGTGTTTTTtaacattcatatatatatatatatatatatatatatatatatatatatatatatatatatatatatatgtgtatatatatatatatatatatatatatatatgtatatatatgtatatgttttgcttaaaaaaaaatcagcttttaTAATTCCAGGAAGTCAAATGTGCTATGAATGAAACCAGATAACTAACAGCTACTACTTCACACAGATTTGCTTTTTAACcaccttctctctttctttctgctaCAAACAATTAGTGGACATTTGGTCAGTGGGCTGTATTTTGGCAGAAATGGTTCGTCACAAAATCCTTTTCCCAGGAAGGGATTGTATCCTTGCATGCTTTACAGTTTTTAAAGGAGAATTTTTTAGATGAAAAGATGTAGAAACCATGTTTAATCTGTCTTcagttgatgtgtgtgtgtgtgtgtgtgtgtgtgtgtgtgtgtgtgtgtgtgttcgtgtggaaaaaaaataaatataatgttatatatatatataaaattattatttttttactgaaacAGACATAGAGATACTTCAATGTTTTCAGCTGTAAAACTAATGTTTATGTATTCTGTGTACTTTTGGGACTGTACAGCTGATGGGGCAAATACTATATTGATGACCCTGATACCATAACTCAGTATGCTTGGTATGTTACGCTCTTCCATGTGGGAGTTTCCATTTGGGGTCAGAGTGACTAGTAGTAAAGGGTGTTGATGAGGTGTTGATGAATTCAAGACTGGTTTCTCATGGCTCGAATGTTTGACTGTCAAGATCACCGTGTTATTGAATAGGAGTCTCAccacgaagaaaaaaaaaaatacatattgtATTTGTTACACGGATAGTAAAATTTAATTCTACCACTATCCTAAATATGCTGTACTGTTCCATGTAGTTGAAATAAATGTCGTTATATGAATGAGTTGAGGACAACTTTATATATGAGTTGCTGGTTTGTGAGGCTTTTTAACATTTGATGGAAGATGATTGTAGGTGCTTAAAatttatgtgttattttattcacTGTTTTGGCAGCACTTGCATCTTCATTATTTTCACCCTTGTATTTTCCCTTCCCTCATTTCCTGTCCTAGGTCTGTCTGTTTTTAGTTATGTGTTGCATGctaatttaattttcatttcattttttcagTTGATGTCTGGTCTGTtggctgtatcatggctgaaaTGGTCAGAGGTAGTGTGTTGTTTCCAGGCACTGATCGTATCCTTACCCATCATTCATTGtttgcttttatgttttttacACAACACATTCACACCGAGAGCAAAGAAAGTCTAAAATATCTAGGATTGGATtatcacaaacaaaacaaattgatTCTTAATTTATAATAGCTTTAGTCAACTATTAGGTAAGATTTAATTTAAAGTGCAGGCAGGAATGTTTGTTAACTTCGgtcattcatttcttcatgtATGTCCAGAGATTGTTGGTCCCTTTTCAATCCTCTATTCTTTCCTGTGCACACtgcagtgttgttgttgttgttgttgttgttttttaatcatgtgATATCCAAGATATTGATCAGTGGAACAAAGTCATTGAGCAGCTGGGGACCCCATCCCAAGAGTTCCTAATGAAACTCAATCAGTCTGTAAGGACATATGTGGAGAACCGGCCTCGCTATGCCGGATACAGTTTTGAGAAGCTTTTCCCTGATGTTCTTTTCCCTGCTGATTCAGATCACAACAAACTTAAAGGTAATATGTGGTTTAATAGATCTGCATGTCATGGGTTTTCACTTGGGAGAGGTGCAAAATTAAGTACTTCAGCTCTTTTAAATTCATCCATGTAAATGTCTGAATGAATCTAAAGGCATGTGACAGGCACTGTGCATGTGAAACAAGCAGGTGCTGACTGAATGTTTATCTCTGTTTTAGCGAGCCAGGCTCGAGACCTGCTTTCCAAAATGCTAGTTATAGATGCATCCAAGCGCATCTCGGTAGATGAGGCTCTACAGCACCCCTACATTAACGTGTGGTATGATCCAGCTGAGGTTGAGGCTGTgagtatactcacacacatgcgGAGTATTAAGTCATTGCTTTCTAGAGGAGAGTGCTATTATAagagtaaaaattttttttttttttttttaaatcccaaccattactcactcattcaccaGTGGTTTTGTGTAGTCATGCATATCCTGATTATTTCCTCATATAACTTGTTTTCTATTTGTGCATGTTACAGTTAGTAAAATGGCAAATTGTATTGGGCATAAAAATATGAAGTTAAAGTTATTCAGCATGTTTTAGTAAATAAGTAATAGTAATAAAGTATTCACTAGTCATTTTTGAATGAAGAGAAGCTAGTgaggtaaatatatatatatatatatatatatatatatatatatatattttcaccttttcttaattttcaaaatattctttttttaatttttttattttattattatttttttttaaactataaccAATGGGTGGCACAGTGAATGTTGACACcccacagctccagggttctgGGTTCTGTCCACagtttgggttactgtctgtgtggagttttgcatgttctccctgcatttgcgtgggtttcctctgggtttactggtttcctcctactgcccaaaaacatgcaggtaggcagattggctacactaaattgtccCTATGTGTAAatgcgtatgtatgtatgcatgtatgcatgtatgcatgtacacacacatatgcatgtatgtgtgtgccctgccatggactggcatcccatccaaggATAATGGGGTTACTGTAGATAAATGAAGACATAAATTAATACTGTAACCAAAGTGTGTACTTTTgctgtcttgtgttttttcAGCCCCCTCCCATGATCACTGACAAGCAGTTGGATGAAAGGGAGCATACAGTGGAGGAGTGGAAAGGTGGCATCAGCCTCTATTCCTTTTTCACACTTAAACTTCTATGAAATCTGATGCCGGGGAAAGTACCAGAAGTTCAGTATGAATATCATTTGCGCTCAGTCAGAAGCCTGTCTGATGAAGTCACTTGAATGTGTTAATGACTCCCTCAGGCATGTTTAAATGGCTTGTGCATGCTACTAAATTTAGAAAGACAGATATTTTGTCACACGTGGGATTGTATTCTTTGGCAACTTGCACCTTGCCCGCTTCCATGACGTGTCTGTGTGCCTGACTATTTtcctctatctatatctatgtctTTTTGCATCAGAGTTGATCTATAAGGAAGTGCTGGACTGGGAGGACAGGATGAAGAACAGTGTGATCCGTGGCCAGCCACCTCCTCTAGGTTGGTTAAACTGATTTTcttctacaaaaaaaatttaaaaattatgagTCTGTTGAGTAAAAGCACTATTATGTTAATGCAATATATTTACCCATTGAAACATTAATATTAAGGGTGtatcaatattaatattaatatcaatcTGATACCAGGCTCGTTtacttgtgtaaaaaaaaaaagttcagataCTAACATGCAATATCATGTGTTACTGTCTGACATAATCTTTCTGTACAAATTCACAATCCTAAGCATTCAAAGTATAGGAGACTGCAAACTGTGCGCTACAAAAATATCaagtgtaggaattacagcatcttcctacaatacaagtaacctgataaaacatcttAAATATAAAAGACATCATGAGGAGGTCATTGCTAACAGCACACAGCAGCACTAGCAATAGCCAGTGTTGCACCAAACAAAATATATTGTTCTTTATGATTGGTCATTTGCAATGAGGGTTTCTGACACAATTAAATTTACTTACAGCTGTAAAGATgtgaagtagaaaaaaaaaaatgctcttcTGCACTGTAACCCCATTCGACTCAAGGAGTCTAATGTAACTAGATACTGCACTTCGTTTAAAACCAACTAGCTAATGTTATAAAGAATGAGCTGGGGAAACTGAGCTAAATAAAGTTTTCTGAGATGTCTGTAATTGATTAATACTAAGTAGGTTACTCATTTTGGTACTCTGTGTCACAAAGTAACGAAAACATGTAGTAGTCTGAAAAGAAATGGTGTTGATGTATCTTTAATTTCTAAATATACTATGCCCTCATTAAACTTAGTAATACAATATtcatacagtattacagtatcAGTAGTACAGAGGCTGCGTGTATTGATGTCtgactgatgtgtgtgtttctcataGCACAGGTGGAGCAGTAGTCAATGGCTCGCCTCAggcttcctcttcctcctccatcaaCGATGTGTCCTCCATGTCTACAGAACCCACCATGGCGTCAGACACAGACAGCAGTCTGGAGGCCACAGCCGGAGCGCTGAGCTGCTGCAGATGACTATCACCTTCCCCTGGAGCATCGCAGTGTGTCGCATGGTATCAGATTTAGGCCAGTCAGTTTTGCTTTTCTTAATGCTTGTCCTtttaaaggtctttttttttatctatatttGTATTGGGTAAAGAAGGTTTGCAATGCAAAGGCAATGTAAATACACATGGAGTTATAAGTGTGTATGGGTTGGCGTTATTTGCTTCCTCTCTAAATACTGCAATATTCCATCGTCATTTATTCTCCCATCAAGAAGCTCCAGCAGCCCCTAACTACTGAATGTGAGTACTTTTAACATGCTCACTGAATTCTTCCTTTAAAATAACATATTGGTGTAGAATGTAAAGActaaattgtaaatatatatttttatttattttattttactttatatatatatatatgtgtgtgtgggttttatgTTTGAGTGGATATATCTGGGGCTACAAGCTTCCTTATACTATTTTGATCCTTAGGTAGTGgatgtaaaattttaaatagtGCATAAACTGCTATCAGTGTAGTATAACTATTTAATTTCCGTTGTTTTGAGATGGTTTCATCTACTTGGTGGTTTCtacagctctgacccataattaattttttttacttgtacatttttttttttaagaacaaaaTTGTTTATTTCATCCAGAGCTACTTCATGTATACAGTATGAAGGTTATAATGAGGCTGCATGGATCCTTATTTTGGCTTTTGCTCtgcaatttcttttttctttttgattgtGGCAAAGAATGACACTGAGATATTATGGCTTTCAGAATCATTATTCCCAATTTTGGTACCAGATTTGAACTGTAATTCACATTTGACATTTACTGGATATTTAATCCagtttaaacagtattaaaggtaGTTCTCTTATACTTGAAATGCTGTCCTGCATTGAATGTGGAGTAGGTCATTGTGAATCAAGGAAAGTATTCTCATTTTTGTATGcaaaatctatttatagttcATGACGTCTGCtgattatttttgtgaaatgtaacaaaaaaaatatttcaatgttCTTTAaaggtatttttatttatatttttggaaaTGATGGAAAGGTTAGTAATGACCGGTGCTGTAAAAATAAGTGTGTAGTGTATTAAGTATGTCAGTTGCATTAGCTGCTTCTGTACTGCATTACAGAAGTGTTTTACATTAATTGCTGAACGTTTGAGCTGTGTGTGGGAATTTCTTCATCTTTCctaaagaatgtttttttttttatttcttctttaagAAAAATAAGTTGTCTATGAATTAATGGTTATGAATGTTAGTGAGACGTTTAGTCCGTTTGCTTTCTAAAAAGAAAACCCTTGAAACAGGTTTTGGGTTTACATCATTTCTAATTTTAAGTGCTCTTATGACTGTGATGATAACTCTAAATGACCCATTGGAAATTCTTAACTGTTATAGTTTAACCTGGAAATAAATTGGAATTTGCACAAAAGCATGTATTACATTAACAGGGGACAGAGCAGGATCAGCTTCAGTAGAATTTGAACTACCTCACGCTTAACATTTTAGTTTCTCATGAATGTGAATTTTatcatttgtgtttgtttgtttatttatttattacaaaagtCATAATTGTTACAATGATAGCTGGGAGTATATGGATTTGTGTGAATGATTATGTATGTAGTATGTAACCCCGTGTCGTTTTAAATAGACGAGTGATTTGCTACCACGACCCTCATTAGGATAAGTGGAATTGAGTATGATTTGCTCTCTCTCGTTTTGTTCGTTCATGTAGAACACTATTTCATATCCTTCCCTATAAATAATGAGAATCCtgtcatttacatttttctttctgaGATGGAGCTTAAAGTTTAAAGTTGTTGTGGGCCATGTAGTTCTTTTTACTGATAACCCAGTCTGAACCTTATACTATATCTGAGCCCACTTCATTAAACTTTCCCATTTGATCTGGATACTTGTAGCATTTATGGAAATCTTACACTAGCCACTAAATATAATCATACACAGCTTGGACATTTCTCCAACTATATGGACTGCTAACGGAGTTAAGTTGAGAATGCAAAATAGCCGTTATCAGGAAGACCACATCGATAGTATGATCATGACTTGGCGATGATGGTTAGTTGCTGTAGAACGCTCCACACATGCAGTTATATGTAAAGGTCATCAGTGTGTACCACATCATTAGATTGCACTGGCATTCAACAGTGTTGTAACCACtgcaaataaatacatcaaataaTTCGTGTTTGTGATCATTTCACTTTTGCTACATGAATGTGTTCGAGATTTGTTGCAAGTGCACATGCTAGGATATCCTGCATTCATATTTGCTGAAATGTACAATTATAATTTGtgcatttaatattttgttaaatttagaaagaaaacatatatACGGTAGTAActaaaatgtgttttacagTTCTTTCAAGGTAGGTGACACATTCCTAAGTGCAAATTTTGTCAAATTGGATCAAGGTAAAATTCTTTGGGAACATCTGTGACCATAAAGCCTGTGATGATAACTTTATTATGTTTCCTTTGCTTTCAGTCATATAATGTCAATAACCAATGATACGAAAGCAGTACAACCTCGATTTTGGCACTTTCATGAGGGGAAAGCACAATAAGATTTTAACTTTACAAGTCATTCACATTAATTTCTGCCTTTTATATACCAAAAAACAGTATGTTTATTCagtgtggttttttttcccccaacaacACCTGAGAAATAAGTTATACAGCAATAATCCTTTTAACCGTGGCAACCTCATTAATgctaaatgtattatttttttatttttttatttatttattttttttcaggaataaatatgcaaatgccGCTAGAGTTTATTTGTTGGTCTTTCCACCAGTCTTCTCAAAAATGTCTTTGCCTTTTTAGCAAACTGTGTTTCACTTTACAGTAAAGGGATTTGATAAACGAGGTGGGAAGTGTAACAATCATTGACTAAACCAGCAACGATTTGCCATTGTATATTTCTTTAAGACTGGACAGCCATAGGTATTTTGTGGTCATGGACTTCAAGTAACAAAATTGTAAAGGAGTTGTGAGAAATGTGGAGCTATGAGATCATATGTAATGCCTCGTCTGTGGTTAAGCTGTATTTTCCCAATAGCATGCATCAACACAAAAGGCACTATCATGGAAATAATCTGTCTTATGAAAATCATTGAGAGTAGGCAACCATAATTACAGCAACTGCAAACAATCAGTGATATCATGCTTTGGTATCGTCTGTGCACACTGGAAGCGAAGTGATTGAGACGCCGGTGATGGTAATTATCATTTAAACATATCCTAAAATTTCAGGTTGAAGTTTGAGGGGAAAAATAGATTTGCTACTAATAGATAAGAGTTGATCAAGTTGCTGCAATGGAACAGCTTGAAATTGCCTCAGAATACCCATGATACATGAGTATAgagatttaaaaatgcatctAATGTGGAGTCACATTTTCTTTGTCCTTGTCCCCATCGTTAGATCTCCTAAAGTGGAGAAGAACTCCTCCATCTCGTTCTGCAGTAGTCGGTTCCGGTTCTCTGCATCCTCACGGGCTCGCTCTGAGTTCCGCAGTTTAATTTCCAACATTCTATACTTCTTCCTCTCCTGGTCTAATTCCTCCTCTAACCTGTCGACCTGCTGAGTCAGCAATTCACTGTTCTCTTCCAGCCTGTTAGAAAAAACCATGATGAGGTAGGGAAGACATAAACTCATACAAGCATGTGTTCATTAATTATACTTCTTTACAGTCAGTGCAGCACACACTATTGTGTCCTAGATACTGTGAtgagatgcaaaaaaaaaaaaataataataaaaaaaaataataaatgactttaaaaaCTTGCTTGAAAACATGGACTATTATTTCCTCTTTAAACTGCTGTTCAAGCAACATTTAGACCAACTGAACCCACTTACAGGAAATGCTAACTGACTATTTGGTATGCATTCTGGATATATTCTCTGTATCCCAGATGACCATGACCGATTTATGTCACTATGCTGTGCTTTGCAGTCCTTATCTCTATCTCTTGGATGTCCAGTCGTGGATGACGTTGTTGggaacatttcacattttaggTTACTATACTCAAGAACACAAAGGCTCTACCTCATTACAAAGATGTGTTTCTCTGTAATTCTACCAAACCTAAGCTCTTAAAAAAGGTTCTGTTTTTACATTGTCCCTCTGAAGGAACCCTGTTAAGATgcaagaacccttaaagaaccattCAAGAATGCTTTAATAGCCATTTTTATAAGGGTTTATTGAAACTTTGTACATAcagaagtattcacccccttgaactgTTACACAGTTTCT includes:
- the mapk8a gene encoding mitogen-activated protein kinase 8 isoform X1, with translation MNDQTSICQDITMNKNKREKEFYSIDVGDSTFTVLKRYQNLRPIGSGAQGIVCSAYDQHLERNVAIKKLSRPFQNQTHAKRAYRELVLMKCVDHKNIIGLLNVFTPQKTLEEFQDVYLVMELMDANLCQVIQMELDHERLSYLLYQMLCGIKHLHAAGIIHRDLKPSNIVVKSDCTLKILDFGLARTAATGLLMTPYVVTRYYRAPEVILGMGYQANVDVWSVGCIMAEMVRGSVLFPGTDHIDQWNKVIEQLGTPSQEFLMKLNQSVRTYVENRPRYAGYSFEKLFPDVLFPADSDHNKLKASQARDLLSKMLVIDASKRISVDEALQHPYINVWYDPAEVEAPPPMITDKQLDEREHTVEEWKELIYKEVLDWEDRMKNSVIRGQPPPLGGAVVNGSPQASSSSSINDVSSMSTEPTMASDTDSSLEATAGALSCCR
- the mapk8a gene encoding mitogen-activated protein kinase 8 isoform X2, giving the protein MNDQTSICQDITMNKNKREKEFYSIDVGDSTFTVLKRYQNLRPIGSGAQGIVCSAYDQHLERNVAIKKLSRPFQNQTHAKRAYRELVLMKCVDHKNIIGLLNVFTPQKTLEEFQDVYLVMELMDANLCQVIQMELDHERLSYLLYQMLCGIKHLHAAGIIHRDLKPSNIVVKSDCTLKILDFGLARTAATGLLMTPYVVTRYYRAPEVILGMGYQANVDVWSVGCIMAEMVRGSVLFPGTDHIDQWNKVIEQLGTPSQEFLMKLNQSVRTYVENRPRYAGYSFEKLFPDVLFPADSDHNKLKASQARDLLSKMLVIDASKRISVDEALQHPYINVWYDPAEVEAPPPMITDKQLDEREHTVEEWKELIYKEVLDWEDRMKNSVIRGQPPPLAQVEQ